The sequence CTTCGGTCATCTGTTCCAGCATGTTCTCGAGCTTCGCGGCCTGTTGCTTGGCCAGCTTGACATCGCGGAACTTGCCTTGACGGAACAGCGCGACTTCACGTGCCTTGCGGTCGTCCGGCATGACGATGACTTCTTCGCCAGCTTGCGGGACTTCCGACAGACCCTGAATTTCGACCGGGATCGACGGACCCGCCGACTTGGTCGGCTTGCCGGTTTCGTCGAGCATGGCTCGCACACGACCGTAAGCGCTACCTGCCAGCACCACATCGCCGCGGTTCAGCGTACCCGACTGGACCAGGATCGTTGCAACCGGACCCTTACCCTTGTCGAGCTTCGCTTCGATGACGAGGCCCTTGGCCGGTGCTTCGACCGGTGCTGTCAGTTCCAGCACTTCGGCTTGCAGCAGCACTTGTTCGAGCAGATCGTCGATGCCCGCGCCGGTCTTGGCCGACACCGGCACGAACGGCGATTCGCCACCGTACTCTTCCGGCACGACGCCTTCAGCGACGAGTTCCTGCTTCACGCGTTCCAGATTCGCATCCGGCTTGTCGATCTTGTTGATCGCGACGACGAGCGGCACGCCGCCTGCCTTCGCGTGAGCGATCGCTTCCTTCGTTTGCGGCATCACGCCGTCGTCGGCTGCGACCACCAGAATCACGATGTCGGTTGCCTTCGCACCGCGGGCACGCATGGCCGTGAAGGCCTCGTGACCCGGCGTGTCGAGGAACGTGATCACGCCGCGCGGCGTTTCCACGTGGTACGCGCCGATGTGCTGCGTAATCCCGCCCGCTTCACCCGCTGCAACCTTCGCGCGGCGGATGTAGTCGAGCAGCGAGGTCTTGCCGTGGTCGACGTGACCCATGACCGTGACGACCGGCGGACGCGGCAATGCTTCCGCATCCGAAATTTCGCCTTCGACCAGCATGGCTTCCGGATCGTCCAGCTTGGCCGCAACCGCGTGGTGACCCAGTTCCTCGACGATGATCATCGCCGTTTCCTGGTCCAGCATCTGGTTGATCGTGACCATCTGGCCGAGCTTCATCATCGACTTGATGACTTCCGACGCCTTCACCGCCATCTTGTGCGCCAAGTCGGCCACCGTGATGGTTTCCGGCACGTGCACTTCACGCACGATCGGTTCGGTCGGCGCCTGGAACGTGGTGTTCTGGTCCTGATGCTTGCCGCGACCCTTCGGGCCACCGCGCCAGCCGCGATCGACACCGCCGCTCGTATCGCCGCGCGTCTTGATACCGCGGCGCTTGGCTGCGTCGTCCTGCCAGCCGCCCTTACCGCCGCCCGGCTTCTTCTTGTCGCCGGCAGCCGGCGTGGTCGTAGCAGCCGGAGCCGCAGCAGCCGGCTTCTTGGCAGCCGGACGTGCCGGCGCTTCACCCGCCGGACGCGCCGGCTTGTGCAGCGTGCCCTTGGCTTCCGCGGCCTTGACCGGCTCAGCGGGCTTCGGTGCCGGTTCCGGCGCCTTGACCTGCGCCTTGCGCGGCGTGTTCATCATTTCGCGAATCGCACGTGCTTCGGCTTCTGCCGCGGCACGGCGCTTGGCGATTTCTTCCTGCTCGGCGCGCGCTTTCTCGGCGGCCTGACGCGCTGCGTCTTCGGCCTTCTTCGCGGCTTCGCGTTGCGCTGCGCGTTCTGCCGCGGCGCGTTCGTCGTCCTGCTCGCTTTCCTTCGCGACCACCGGCTCGGCTGCCTTGGCAGCGACCGGCTCGGCCTTGGCCGTCACCGGCTGCGCAGCTTGCGTTGCCGGCTGCTGAGTCTTCTCGCGGGCTGCCGCCTCGGCCGCAGCCGCTGCGCGCTTCTTCGCCGCGTCTTCTTCCGCACGGCGGCGCTCGGCTTCTGCAGCCTGCTCACGCGCCTGACGTTCGGCTTCTTCGCGTTCGAGTTGTTCCTGACGCGCCTTCAGCTCCTGAGCCTGCTTTTCAAGCAGCTCAGCTTCGTGACGAGCTTCCTCTTCACGACGCTGCAGTTCGAGATCGTCAACTTCGACCTCGACATCTTCGGCCACATGATTCGATGCATCCCCGCCTTCACCGGCGGCTTCGTCGCGGCGGACGAAAGTGCGCTTCTTACGCACCTCGACCTGAATGGTGCGAGCTTTGCCCGTCGCATCGGACTGCTTGATCTCCGACGTATGCCGTTTCGTCAGCGTGATCTTGCGCTTGTCTGCATCAGTCGAGCCGTGAGACTTGCGCAAGTGGTCGAGCAGACGCGCTTTGTCCGTTTCGGACAAAGAGTCGGCTTCGCTCGCCTTGGTGACGCCAGCCGCCTGCAGCTGCTCAAGCAGCACGCCTGCAGGCATTTTCAGTTCCGCGGCAAATTGGGCTACGTTGTTACTCGCCATTCATTCCTCTTAATGCAAGGACCGATTCCTTGCGGTTAGCATCGGGTCATGCGGCCTGACGGCCGCGTTCAATTTAGTGCGCCATGGTCATTTCTCACTGGAACCAGTGTTCACGTGCTTTCATGATCAACGCCTTAGCGGCATCCTCTTCCATCCCAGTCATCTCGACCAGTTCATCCACAGCCAGTTCGGCGAGTTCGTCGCGCGTCTGGATCTGGTGTTCAGCCAGCTTCGCGAGCAGGTCGGCGTCCATGCCGTCCAGGCTCTTCAGGTCGAGCGCTACATTTTCGACCTTTTCTTCATTCGCGATAGCCTGCGTCAGCAACGCGTCGCGCGAGCGGTTACGCAGTTCGTGAACGGTGTCTTCGTCGAATGCTTCGATTTCAAGCATTTCGTTGAGCGGCACGTAGGCAATCTCTTCGAGGCTCGTGAAGCCTTCGTCGATCAGGATGTCGGCCACTTCTTCGTCGACATCAAGACGCGCCATGAACAGGTCACGCAATACGCCGCGCTCCTGATTCTGCTTCTGCGCAGATTCGTCCGGCGTCATGATGTTGATCTGCCAGCCGGTGAGTTCGCTAGCAAGACGCACGTTCTGGCCGCTGCGGCCGATCGCGACCGCCAGTTCGTTTTCGTCTACGACGACGTCCATCGAATGCTTTTCTTCATCGACGACGATCGACTGGACGGCTGCCGGCGCGAGGGCGCCGATCACAAACTGGGCGGGATCTTCCGACCATAGCACGATGTCGACGTTTTCGCCACCGAGCTCGTTACGGACAGCCTGCACGCGCGAACCGCGAATACCGACGCACGTGCCGATCGGATCGATGCGCTTGTCGTACGCGACCACGCCGATCTTGGCGCGCACGCCCGGATCGCGGGCAGCCGCCTTGATTTCCAGAAGGCCCTGTTCGATTTCCGGCACTTCCATTTCGAACAGCTTCATCAGGAATTCGGGCGCCGTACGCGACAGTTCGATCTGCGGACCGCGCGCGGTGCGATCGACCTTCGCGATGTAGGCGCGCACGCGGTCTCCCACGCGCAGGTTTTCCTTCGGAATCAGCTGGTCGCGGCGCAGCAGCGCTTCGACACGGCCGGTTTCGACGATGAAGTTGCCCTTGTCGAGACGCTTCACCGAGCCGGTCATGATGTGCTCGCCGCGCTCGAGGAAGTCGTTCAGGATCTGCTCGCGTTCAGCGTCGCGCACCTTCTGCAGGATCACCTGCTTGGCGGCCTGCGCGCCGATACGACCGAATTCGATCGACGGCACCGGTTCTTCGATATATTCGTCGAGCTGAATTTCGGGTTGCTGTTCGCGTGCTTCGAACAACAGGATTTCCTGATCCGGTTCCTGCAAACCGGCTTCGTCCGGCACGACCTTCCAACGGCGAAACGTTTCGTGTTCGCCGCTTTCACGGTCGATCTGGACGCGGATATCCGCATCTTCTTCGAAGAGTTTCTTGGAGGCCGAAGCGAGAGCCGCTTCAAGCGCGGCATATACCACGTCTTTGTCGACGTTCTTCTCGCGTGCCAGCGCATCCACCAGCATCAACACTTCGCGACTCATTGTTTGCGGCTCCTAAAGTCAACTTTCGGAACGAGGCGTGCTTTGTCCATGTCCGCGAGCGTGAAATCGAGCATCGCGGCGCCTTCCTTCCCTTCAAATTCCAGACCGATCGTTTCGCCTTGCGGAGCATGCAGGATGCCCCGGTACGATTTCCGTCCGTCCAATGGCTTTTTCAATGTGATTACCACTTCGCTGCCTGCGAAGCGTTCGAAATCCGCCAGTTTCTTAAGCGGGCGATCGAGACCCGGCGACGACACTTCAAGCCGCTCGTAATCGATATTTTCGACCGTCAGAACGTGCTGGAGCTGACGCGTGACTTTCTCGCAGTCTTCAATCCCGATGCCGGCCGGCTGGTCGATATAGATACACAACATGCCGCGCCCGGTGCGCTCGAGATCGACGAGCTCGTAGCCGAGTCCCACGACCGTGGTTTCAATCAGTTCCGTCAGTTGCACAATGCCCTCTTAGATGTTCGCGCAGCGAGCCTGCCGCTTGTTTTGCAAACAACCAATGCGGGCCGCGCGCCAAGCTGGCGCACGTTCGTGCTACCCGAGATGCCGAACCACGATGAACTGAGCGGCAAAAAAAAATGGGCTAAACGCCCATCATCTTATTACCGGTGGTCGCACCTGAGCCGCACATAAAAAGCCGCACGCCCAGCGACTTCGCGATTGTAGCCATTTTTCAGGACAAACGCAAACCGCAGAACGCCGTGTGAAGCGCATTTCCGCTTGATTTCATGGGAATCTTTCGGGGATATGACGGCATTGCGGGGCTTTTGCAAGGCGGCTTGTGCCGCGCCCCGCCCGCGCCGGACAGCAAGGGGAAAAGAAACCTGCCCCTACTTTTATCTGTAGCGCGGTTTTATGCGTTGCATGAAACCGGCGAAACGCGTCGAACGATTTTGACGGCAACGTCATGGCAATCGTTGAAGAACGATTAACGGCCGGCCGTTACAGATAGATTACCTGCGACCCAAGGGGCCCTGACGGTTGTTTAACGGGCACTCGAAGAACCTGACGACTCGCCTCCCGAGCCCGTTAATAACCGCTCAACCTCACAGAGGCCGCTTAACGCCCGCGTGTGCGGCCGCGCGGTGCGCCGCCGCTACGATTGGCGCCGCCGCCCGGGTTGGCGTTACCGCCGCCCGCGCGGTTACCGTTCCCGCCACGGTTGGCGCCCGGCCCGCGACCGCCGCCGTTGCCAGGATTAGCGCCGCTGCCGCCGCTGCCGCCAGCGCGCTTGCCACCACCCCCCGCACGATTACCATTGCCCGACGGTGCGCGATTGCCGTCGACCTCACGACCGCCACGCGGACCAGCCGCACCGCCGCCACTGCCCATCGGACCACTGAAGCCACCAGCGCTGCGGCCCGTGCCGCGATTGCCGTAGCCGCCACCGACACCACCACCGGCCCCGCCTGCACTGCCGCCGAAGCCGCCGCCCGCCGCACCGCGCCGGCCTTGACCGCGCGGCTGCTGCTGATCGAAACGGCCATGCGACATGAGCACGGGTTCACGGTTGATAAAGCCCATCGACGTTTGCATCGGATCCGGCTGTTTACGCTCCGGCGCTGAATTGCGGCTGCCGCGCTCTTCCGACGGCGCTTTCAGGCCAACCGACGCCATCAGCGCGCGCACCTGATTGTCTTCGAGTTCTTCCCAGCGGCCGCGTTTCAGGCCCTTCGGCAGCGAAATCGCGCCGTGACGCGTACGAATCAGGCGGCTGACCATCAATCCGGCCGCCTCGAACATGCGACGCACTTCGCGGTTACGCCCTTCGGCGAGCGCGACGTGATACCAATGATTGGTGCCTTCGCCGCCACCATCGCGGATGCGCAGGAAACTCGCCGGACCGTCCTCCAGCTCGACGCCGTGCAGCAGCTTCTGACGCATGCCTTCGGCCAGTTCACCGACTACGCGCACCGCGTATTCACGTTCGACGCTATAGCGAGGATGCATGAAGCGGTTCGCCAGATCACCGGACGTGGTCAGCATCAGCAGACCTTCGGTATTGAAGTCGAGACGGCCAACCGCGAGCCACTTGGCGGTTTTCATCGGCGGCAGGCTGTCGAACACCGACGCACGGCCTTCCGGGTCGGCATGACTGACGATTTCGCCAGCCGGTTTGTGATACAGCAGCACGCGCGGCGGCTTGTTGGCCAGCTTGCGCTTGACCGGCTTACCGTTGATGCGGACCTGATCGGTCGGCATGATGCGCTGGCCGATGTGAGCCGGTTCGCCGTTCACCGACACCCGGCCGGCGACGATCAGCTCTTCCATGTCTCGACGCGAGCCCATGCCGGCTTCGGCCAGCACCTTGTGCAGTTTGGGCGCGTCGTCGTCGGCCGCCAGCACGCGCTTGGGCGCGACAGGCTTGCCACGGCGCACCATCGGCGCGGGTGCACCGCCGGTCGTGCCGTTATCCGCGTCGAAAGCCGGCGACGTGACGTACGAGAACAGATCGTCCTGACCGGCTTCCGGCGCTGCCGCCGCCGCTACCGGCGCCTCGGCGCCGCGGCGCCCCTGACGCTGACCACCTTCACGCGGTTGACGCTCACGCTGGCCTTCACGAGGCGCGCCATCGCGCTGACCGCCTTCACGCTTCGCGCCGCCGGCCGCGTTGCGACGTGGCCCCTGACCCTTCGCGCCCGCATCCTTGCGCGGCATCCGCACTTGCGCAACGACTTCGCCATCCGGCGGCGCTTCGGTGACGACCGGCGCGCCTTGCGCGGGTGCGCCTTCGGCGCCCTTCGTCTTTGCTCCAGCCCGGCGGCGCGCAATCAGGCTGCGCGGGCCGCGGCGCAGGCCGCGGCGCGGACGGTCTTCGCCGTCTGCTTCCGCGGTCTGCGCAGGGCGTTCGCCCTCGGCAGCAGACGCTTGCTGGGTGCGCGTTTCGTCAGCGCGCGCCGACGGCACGGCGCGGTCGGATTCGGACGAATCGGTGTCGTGGGTATGTGTCAAAACAACCTCAAAATGTCAGGTCGCGCACGCCCATTGCGGGCGTGGCAAAAAAGTTCGGTTACGTCAGGCGCTGCGCGACTCGGGTTCGTCGTCGGTCAGAATGCCTGCGTCCTGTGCGGCATCGCGACGACCCTCAGAATCGTCGTGCGCCGCCGTGGTCGGGTTCGGCTCGGCGGCGTGCTCCGTATCGCGAAGTACGCCCGAGTCGTGCGCGGGTATTGCCGGATCGGCCTGGGAGACCGGATCGTGATGCTGTGCGGACTCGGCGACGCCGGTCTGCGGTTCAACGTTTGCCGTTTCGGCATGTTCTTGCGCGGCCGAAACGCTCACGGCAGCCGGATGCGAGTCCGGCGTGGACGCGGAGCCGGCAGTGCCGGCGTCCGACAGCGGCGCCTCGCCTGCTGCTTGCGGGATATCCCGCTCTCCGCCTGCGGCAATCGCGTCAACCGATTCATCCGCAATGGCCTCTGCCTCGCTTGCGTTGAATTCAATCGTCGCGCCTGGCGCACCCTCTTCATCTGCGACCGAAGCCTGCTCAGCGGTTCCGATGTCAGCAAACTCGATTGCGTGCTGGCCAAGCAGATCCGCGTTCAACTGCGCGGACGGATCGGCCAGCGGCGGCAATTCGTCGAGCGCCTTCAGGCCGAGGTCATCGAGAAACTGACGCGTGGTCGCGTACAGCGCCGGTCGCCCCGGCACGTCACGATGGCCGATCACTTCGATCCAGTTGCGATCCTCGAGCTGCTTAACGACCTGCGTATTCACCGTCACGCCGCGAATCTCTTCGATGTCGCCACGCGTGACCGGTTGCCGATAGGCAATGATCGCGAGCGTTTCGAGCACCGCGCGCGAATATTTCGGCGGTTTCTCAGGATGCAAACGATCCAGATACGAGCGCATCGCGGGCTTGCTTTGAAATCGCCAGCCCGACGCCAGCCCGACCAGCTCCACACCGCGCCCAGACCAGTCGTGCCTGAGGTCTTCGAGCAAAGTTCGAACGGTGTCTGCCGACACGCCGTCGGCAAAGAGCTTGCGCAACTCGCCGAGCTTTAATGGCTCCTGCGCGCAGATCAAGGCAGTCTCGAGGACGATCTTCGCCTCTTGGGTATTCATGCAGCTAGGTCAGACCCTGTGGTCAAAGAACCGGATCAAACAGACGATTTGGAACTGAAGACGCGCTCGCCCGATTCTGATCGGTCATATTGATGGGAGCACGCACCGGGGGGTGGCGAAACAGACTATCGAGCCAAACCCAGCCGGACGGAGCAGCGAAATTCCTGAAAGGAACCGCGTGACTGAGCGCCATATTACGCAAAAACAATCGGTGCGTAAAGACGAAATCCCCGGCGCATTTTCCAGCAACACGTTGGCGGACATGCTTTTGAGAAAAAACGGGAGTAATTGGACAAAAAACAGAGTTTTCTTGGTCAATCCCGATCAAACGGATCCCGCCTCGCTCTTTTCCGCCATTCGTTCAAGCCACTTAACCCGCTGCGTCATGTTGTGCCAGGAAGCGCTTGAGACGCTCGACACCTGCGTCCAGCCGCGCCGTATCGCACGCGTAGCACCAGCGCACGAACCCTTCGCCCTGCGGCCCGAATGCGCTGCCCGGCGCCACGCCCAGTCCCACTTCGCGCACCATCGCTTTACAGAGCTCGAGGCTGCGGGTCGCGCCCGGCATCGAGAAAAACAGGTACATCGCGCCGGGCGGCGCCTTGACGTCGACACCCCGGATACCCGAGAGCGCACGCACCAGATGGTCGCGTGACGCCTTCAGATCGCGCACCAACTCCTGCGTAAAACGCTCGCCCTGCTGGACGGCCGCGATGCCCGCCTGCTGCACGAAAGCCGGCGCGCACGATGTGTTGTACTCGACCAGTTTGCCCAGGTCGTCCATCAACGCGGCCGGCGCGACAATCCAGCCGAGTCGCCAGCCGGTCATCAGCCATGCCTTCGAAAACGAGTTCACGCAGATCACGCGCTCGTCGCGCGAGGCGAGATCGAGAAACGACGGCGCGGTGCGCGATTGCGGCGCGCCCGCGTCGATAGCGGAGCCACTGACGTCCGCGTCCGCATAGTACAGGCGCTCGTAGACCTCATCCGCGACGATCCAGATGCCGTGGCGCCGGCAATGCGCCAGCACGGTGCGCTGCTCGTCGCGGCTCATCACCCAGCCAGTCGGATTGTTCGGCGAGTTGACCAGCAGCATCTTCGTGTCCGGCGTCAGCGCCGCGAGCAACTGCGCCATGTCGAGCTGCCAGCCGTGTTCTCCGTAGCCGAGCGCCACCGTTTCCACGTGCGCGCCGAGAATCTTCGGAATCTCGACCAGATTCGGCCACAGCGGCGTCACCGCGACGACGCGGTCGCCCGCGCCCACCACCAGTTGCGCCGCGAGCATCAGCGCATTGACGCCCGCGCTCGTGACCGCGATGTTATCCGGCGACGTCGGGCCGTGCAGTTTGCCGACATACCCCGCGAGCGCCGCGCGCAGCGGCGCGATGCCCAGGTTGTGCGTATAGAACGTCGCGCCGGCGGCCAGTGCGGCGCTGGCGGCGTCGCGAATGAAGGCCGGGGTGACCCGGTCGGATTCGCCGAACCAGAAGGGCAACACGTCGTCGACGCCGAAACCGGCGTTGGCGACTTCGCGGATCTGCGAAGGACGCAGTGCGCGCACGGCGTCGCGCGCATTGGGGACGGAGGGCACAGGCAGATCCGATTCGCTCATCGAGACTTCCAGACAGACGTTGGAGGATAAAAGCTGAAATTCAGCACCGGCGACAGTTTAGCGCGAGGGCTGTTTGGGGGACGGCGAAGCCGGGTGCCCCCTCACCCC is a genomic window of Paraburkholderia bryophila containing:
- a CDS encoding pyridoxal phosphate-dependent aminotransferase, with the translated sequence MSESDLPVPSVPNARDAVRALRPSQIREVANAGFGVDDVLPFWFGESDRVTPAFIRDAASAALAAGATFYTHNLGIAPLRAALAGYVGKLHGPTSPDNIAVTSAGVNALMLAAQLVVGAGDRVVAVTPLWPNLVEIPKILGAHVETVALGYGEHGWQLDMAQLLAALTPDTKMLLVNSPNNPTGWVMSRDEQRTVLAHCRRHGIWIVADEVYERLYYADADVSGSAIDAGAPQSRTAPSFLDLASRDERVICVNSFSKAWLMTGWRLGWIVAPAALMDDLGKLVEYNTSCAPAFVQQAGIAAVQQGERFTQELVRDLKASRDHLVRALSGIRGVDVKAPPGAMYLFFSMPGATRSLELCKAMVREVGLGVAPGSAFGPQGEGFVRWCYACDTARLDAGVERLKRFLAQHDAAG
- the scpB gene encoding SMC-Scp complex subunit ScpB encodes the protein MNTQEAKIVLETALICAQEPLKLGELRKLFADGVSADTVRTLLEDLRHDWSGRGVELVGLASGWRFQSKPAMRSYLDRLHPEKPPKYSRAVLETLAIIAYRQPVTRGDIEEIRGVTVNTQVVKQLEDRNWIEVIGHRDVPGRPALYATTRQFLDDLGLKALDELPPLADPSAQLNADLLGQHAIEFADIGTAEQASVADEEGAPGATIEFNASEAEAIADESVDAIAAGGERDIPQAAGEAPLSDAGTAGSASTPDSHPAAVSVSAAQEHAETANVEPQTGVAESAQHHDPVSQADPAIPAHDSGVLRDTEHAAEPNPTTAAHDDSEGRRDAAQDAGILTDDEPESRSA
- the infB gene encoding translation initiation factor IF-2, which encodes MASNNVAQFAAELKMPAGVLLEQLQAAGVTKASEADSLSETDKARLLDHLRKSHGSTDADKRKITLTKRHTSEIKQSDATGKARTIQVEVRKKRTFVRRDEAAGEGGDASNHVAEDVEVEVDDLELQRREEEARHEAELLEKQAQELKARQEQLEREEAERQAREQAAEAERRRAEEDAAKKRAAAAAEAAAREKTQQPATQAAQPVTAKAEPVAAKAAEPVVAKESEQDDERAAAERAAQREAAKKAEDAARQAAEKARAEQEEIAKRRAAAEAEARAIREMMNTPRKAQVKAPEPAPKPAEPVKAAEAKGTLHKPARPAGEAPARPAAKKPAAAAPAATTTPAAGDKKKPGGGKGGWQDDAAKRRGIKTRGDTSGGVDRGWRGGPKGRGKHQDQNTTFQAPTEPIVREVHVPETITVADLAHKMAVKASEVIKSMMKLGQMVTINQMLDQETAMIIVEELGHHAVAAKLDDPEAMLVEGEISDAEALPRPPVVTVMGHVDHGKTSLLDYIRRAKVAAGEAGGITQHIGAYHVETPRGVITFLDTPGHEAFTAMRARGAKATDIVILVVAADDGVMPQTKEAIAHAKAGGVPLVVAINKIDKPDANLERVKQELVAEGVVPEEYGGESPFVPVSAKTGAGIDDLLEQVLLQAEVLELTAPVEAPAKGLVIEAKLDKGKGPVATILVQSGTLNRGDVVLAGSAYGRVRAMLDETGKPTKSAGPSIPVEIQGLSEVPQAGEEVIVMPDDRKAREVALFRQGKFRDVKLAKQQAAKLENMLEQMTEGEVAYMPLIVKADVQGSQEALVQSLLKLSTDEVRVQIVHGAVGGISESDVNLATASKAVIIGFNTRADAQARKLAESNGVDIRYYNIIYDAVDDVKAAMSGMLAPEKREIITGTVEVRQVFKVPKIGAVAGCMVTDGFVKRSSSVRVLRNNVVIFTGELDSLKRFKDDVKEVRQGFECGMSIKNFNDIVEGDQFEVFEITEVARTL
- the rimP gene encoding ribosome maturation factor RimP, with product MQLTELIETTVVGLGYELVDLERTGRGMLCIYIDQPAGIGIEDCEKVTRQLQHVLTVENIDYERLEVSSPGLDRPLKKLADFERFAGSEVVITLKKPLDGRKSYRGILHAPQGETIGLEFEGKEGAAMLDFTLADMDKARLVPKVDFRSRKQ
- the nusA gene encoding transcription termination factor NusA; the encoded protein is MSREVLMLVDALAREKNVDKDVVYAALEAALASASKKLFEEDADIRVQIDRESGEHETFRRWKVVPDEAGLQEPDQEILLFEAREQQPEIQLDEYIEEPVPSIEFGRIGAQAAKQVILQKVRDAEREQILNDFLERGEHIMTGSVKRLDKGNFIVETGRVEALLRRDQLIPKENLRVGDRVRAYIAKVDRTARGPQIELSRTAPEFLMKLFEMEVPEIEQGLLEIKAAARDPGVRAKIGVVAYDKRIDPIGTCVGIRGSRVQAVRNELGGENVDIVLWSEDPAQFVIGALAPAAVQSIVVDEEKHSMDVVVDENELAVAIGRSGQNVRLASELTGWQINIMTPDESAQKQNQERGVLRDLFMARLDVDEEVADILIDEGFTSLEEIAYVPLNEMLEIEAFDEDTVHELRNRSRDALLTQAIANEEKVENVALDLKSLDGMDADLLAKLAEHQIQTRDELAELAVDELVEMTGMEEDAAKALIMKAREHWFQ
- the rluB gene encoding 23S rRNA pseudouridine(2605) synthase RluB, encoding MTHTHDTDSSESDRAVPSARADETRTQQASAAEGERPAQTAEADGEDRPRRGLRRGPRSLIARRRAGAKTKGAEGAPAQGAPVVTEAPPDGEVVAQVRMPRKDAGAKGQGPRRNAAGGAKREGGQRDGAPREGQRERQPREGGQRQGRRGAEAPVAAAAAPEAGQDDLFSYVTSPAFDADNGTTGGAPAPMVRRGKPVAPKRVLAADDDAPKLHKVLAEAGMGSRRDMEELIVAGRVSVNGEPAHIGQRIMPTDQVRINGKPVKRKLANKPPRVLLYHKPAGEIVSHADPEGRASVFDSLPPMKTAKWLAVGRLDFNTEGLLMLTTSGDLANRFMHPRYSVEREYAVRVVGELAEGMRQKLLHGVELEDGPASFLRIRDGGGEGTNHWYHVALAEGRNREVRRMFEAAGLMVSRLIRTRHGAISLPKGLKRGRWEELEDNQVRALMASVGLKAPSEERGSRNSAPERKQPDPMQTSMGFINREPVLMSHGRFDQQQPRGQGRRGAAGGGFGGSAGGAGGGVGGGYGNRGTGRSAGGFSGPMGSGGGAAGPRGGREVDGNRAPSGNGNRAGGGGKRAGGSGGSGANPGNGGGRGPGANRGGNGNRAGGGNANPGGGANRSGGAPRGRTRGR